The Triticum aestivum cultivar Chinese Spring chromosome 3A, IWGSC CS RefSeq v2.1, whole genome shotgun sequence genome includes a region encoding these proteins:
- the LOC123060746 gene encoding dual specificity protein phosphatase 1B isoform X1 → MSVPEAGQSAGRDEQEMDNYEQHQTRVLMALMQGLCAARYRKADNTPCLVDQGLYLGSVGAALNNEALKSLNITHILVVARSLNPAFPAEFTYKKIEVLDSPDTDLGKHFGECFTFIDEGICTGGNVLVHCFAGRSRSVTVVLAYLMKKHQMSLQSAMSLVRSKRPQIAPNAGFISQLVNFEKSLQVYHRPNHSGSNLTCQTSIGVQWSRDKERCNLTNYRCKYQEPAVNSFLTACYHLQKSNRAVATGMSSGHLIMLIS, encoded by the exons ATGTCGGTGCCGGAGGCGGGGCAATCGGCGGGGAGGGACGAGCAGGAGATGGACAATTACGAGCAGCACCAGACCAGAGTGCTCATGGCGCTGATGCAGGGCTTGTGCGCCGCGAGGTACCGCAAGGCCGACAACACCCCCTGCCTCGTCGACCAG GGCCTCTACCTGGGTTCTGTTGGAGCAGCACTGAACAACGAGGCTCTGAAGAGCTTGAACATCACCCACATCTTGGTTGTTGCCAGATCACTGAATCCCGCCTTTCCAGCAGAATTTACATACAAGAAGATCGAGG TACTTGACAGCCCAGACACTGATTTGGGAAAGCATTTCGGTGAATGCTTTACTTTCATAGATGAGGGTATCTGCACTGGTGGCAATGTGCTGGTTCACTGCTTTGCAGGTCGGTCACGGAG TGTCACAGTTGTTCTTGCATATCTTATGAAGAAGCATCAGATGAGCCTGCAAAGTGCCATGTCACTAGTTAGAAGCAAACGACCTCAAATAGCACCCAATGCGGGCTTTATATCCCAGCTGGTGAACTTTGAGAAGTCTCTGCAAG TTTATCATAGGCCTAACCACAGTGGGAGTAATCTTACATGCCAAACTTCCATCGGTGTGCAGTGGAGCAGGGACAAAGAACGTTGCAATCTAACTAACTACAGGTGTAAATATCAAGAACCCGCTGTGAATAGCTTCCTTACTGCATGTTATCACCTCCAGAAATCAAACAGGGCCGTTGCAACTGGTATGAGTTCCGGCCATCTTATTATGCTCATTTCCTAA
- the LOC123060746 gene encoding dual specificity protein phosphatase 1B isoform X5 — protein MSVPEAGQSAGRDEQEMDNYEQHQTRVLMALMQGLCAARYRKADNTPCLVDQGLYLGSVGAALNNEALKSLNITHILVVARSLNPAFPAEFTYKKIEVLDSPDTDLGKHFGECFTFIDEGICTGGNVLVHCFAGRSRSVTVVLAYLMKKHQMSLQSAMSLVRSKRPQIAPNAGFISQLVNFEKSLQG, from the exons ATGTCGGTGCCGGAGGCGGGGCAATCGGCGGGGAGGGACGAGCAGGAGATGGACAATTACGAGCAGCACCAGACCAGAGTGCTCATGGCGCTGATGCAGGGCTTGTGCGCCGCGAGGTACCGCAAGGCCGACAACACCCCCTGCCTCGTCGACCAG GGCCTCTACCTGGGTTCTGTTGGAGCAGCACTGAACAACGAGGCTCTGAAGAGCTTGAACATCACCCACATCTTGGTTGTTGCCAGATCACTGAATCCCGCCTTTCCAGCAGAATTTACATACAAGAAGATCGAGG TACTTGACAGCCCAGACACTGATTTGGGAAAGCATTTCGGTGAATGCTTTACTTTCATAGATGAGGGTATCTGCACTGGTGGCAATGTGCTGGTTCACTGCTTTGCAGGTCGGTCACGGAG TGTCACAGTTGTTCTTGCATATCTTATGAAGAAGCATCAGATGAGCCTGCAAAGTGCCATGTCACTAGTTAGAAGCAAACGACCTCAAATAGCACCCAATGCGGGCTTTATATCCCAGCTGGTGAACTTTGAGAAGTCTCTGCAAG GGTAA
- the LOC123060746 gene encoding dual specificity protein phosphatase 1B isoform X4 produces MSVPEAGQSAGRDEQEMDNYEQHQTRVLMALMQGLCAARYRKADNTPCLVDQGLYLGSVGAALNNEALKSLNITHILVVARSLNPAFPAEFTYKKIEVLDSPDTDLGKHFGECFTFIDEGICTGGNVLVHCFAGRSRSVTVVLAYLMKKHQMSLQSAMSLVRSKRPQIAPNAGFISQLVNFEKSLQVEQGQRTLQSN; encoded by the exons ATGTCGGTGCCGGAGGCGGGGCAATCGGCGGGGAGGGACGAGCAGGAGATGGACAATTACGAGCAGCACCAGACCAGAGTGCTCATGGCGCTGATGCAGGGCTTGTGCGCCGCGAGGTACCGCAAGGCCGACAACACCCCCTGCCTCGTCGACCAG GGCCTCTACCTGGGTTCTGTTGGAGCAGCACTGAACAACGAGGCTCTGAAGAGCTTGAACATCACCCACATCTTGGTTGTTGCCAGATCACTGAATCCCGCCTTTCCAGCAGAATTTACATACAAGAAGATCGAGG TACTTGACAGCCCAGACACTGATTTGGGAAAGCATTTCGGTGAATGCTTTACTTTCATAGATGAGGGTATCTGCACTGGTGGCAATGTGCTGGTTCACTGCTTTGCAGGTCGGTCACGGAG TGTCACAGTTGTTCTTGCATATCTTATGAAGAAGCATCAGATGAGCCTGCAAAGTGCCATGTCACTAGTTAGAAGCAAACGACCTCAAATAGCACCCAATGCGGGCTTTATATCCCAGCTGGTGAACTTTGAGAAGTCTCTGCAAG TGGAGCAGGGACAAAGAACGTTGCAATCTAACTAA
- the LOC123060746 gene encoding dual specificity protein phosphatase 1B isoform X2, whose product MSVPEAGQSAGRDEQEMDNYEQHQTRVLMALMQGLCAARYRKADNTPCLVDQGLYLGSVGAALNNEALKSLNITHILVVARSLNPAFPAEFTYKKIEVLDSPDTDLGKHFGECFTFIDEGICTGGNVLVHCFAGRSRSVTVVLAYLMKKHQMSLQSAMSLVRSKRPQIAPNAGFISQLVNFEKSLQVYHRPNHSGSNLTCQTSIGVQWSRDKERCNLTNYRVIFSPGNQRYKNADDTAVSPVINVPCNADDTFALFI is encoded by the exons ATGTCGGTGCCGGAGGCGGGGCAATCGGCGGGGAGGGACGAGCAGGAGATGGACAATTACGAGCAGCACCAGACCAGAGTGCTCATGGCGCTGATGCAGGGCTTGTGCGCCGCGAGGTACCGCAAGGCCGACAACACCCCCTGCCTCGTCGACCAG GGCCTCTACCTGGGTTCTGTTGGAGCAGCACTGAACAACGAGGCTCTGAAGAGCTTGAACATCACCCACATCTTGGTTGTTGCCAGATCACTGAATCCCGCCTTTCCAGCAGAATTTACATACAAGAAGATCGAGG TACTTGACAGCCCAGACACTGATTTGGGAAAGCATTTCGGTGAATGCTTTACTTTCATAGATGAGGGTATCTGCACTGGTGGCAATGTGCTGGTTCACTGCTTTGCAGGTCGGTCACGGAG TGTCACAGTTGTTCTTGCATATCTTATGAAGAAGCATCAGATGAGCCTGCAAAGTGCCATGTCACTAGTTAGAAGCAAACGACCTCAAATAGCACCCAATGCGGGCTTTATATCCCAGCTGGTGAACTTTGAGAAGTCTCTGCAAG TTTATCATAGGCCTAACCACAGTGGGAGTAATCTTACATGCCAAACTTCCATCGGTGTGCAGTGGAGCAGGGACAAAGAACGTTGCAATCTAACTAACTACAG GGTAATTTTTAGCCCAGGGAATCAGCGCTACAAGAATGCAGATGATACAGCAGTCTCCCCTGTAATAAATGTTCCCTGTAATGCAGATGATACCTTTGCCCTCTTCATTTAG
- the LOC123060746 gene encoding dual specificity protein phosphatase 1B isoform X3: MSVPEAGQSAGRDEQEMDNYEQHQTRVLMALMQGLCAARYRKADNTPCLVDQGLYLGSVGAALNNEALKSLNITHILVVARSLNPAFPAEFTYKKIEVLDSPDTDLGKHFGECFTFIDEGICTGGNVLVHCFAGRSRSVTVVLAYLMKKHQMSLQSAMSLVRSKRPQIAPNAGFISQLVNFEKSLQVYHRPNHSGSNLTCQTSIGVQWSRDKERCNLTNYRCKYQEPAVNSFLTACYHLQKSNRAVATDDTFALFI; this comes from the exons ATGTCGGTGCCGGAGGCGGGGCAATCGGCGGGGAGGGACGAGCAGGAGATGGACAATTACGAGCAGCACCAGACCAGAGTGCTCATGGCGCTGATGCAGGGCTTGTGCGCCGCGAGGTACCGCAAGGCCGACAACACCCCCTGCCTCGTCGACCAG GGCCTCTACCTGGGTTCTGTTGGAGCAGCACTGAACAACGAGGCTCTGAAGAGCTTGAACATCACCCACATCTTGGTTGTTGCCAGATCACTGAATCCCGCCTTTCCAGCAGAATTTACATACAAGAAGATCGAGG TACTTGACAGCCCAGACACTGATTTGGGAAAGCATTTCGGTGAATGCTTTACTTTCATAGATGAGGGTATCTGCACTGGTGGCAATGTGCTGGTTCACTGCTTTGCAGGTCGGTCACGGAG TGTCACAGTTGTTCTTGCATATCTTATGAAGAAGCATCAGATGAGCCTGCAAAGTGCCATGTCACTAGTTAGAAGCAAACGACCTCAAATAGCACCCAATGCGGGCTTTATATCCCAGCTGGTGAACTTTGAGAAGTCTCTGCAAG TTTATCATAGGCCTAACCACAGTGGGAGTAATCTTACATGCCAAACTTCCATCGGTGTGCAGTGGAGCAGGGACAAAGAACGTTGCAATCTAACTAACTACAGGTGTAAATATCAAGAACCCGCTGTGAATAGCTTCCTTACTGCATGTTATCACCTCCAGAAATCAAACAGGGCCGTTGCAACTG ATGATACCTTTGCCCTCTTCATTTAG